A genomic region of Anas acuta chromosome 1, bAnaAcu1.1, whole genome shotgun sequence contains the following coding sequences:
- the LRRC58 gene encoding leucine-rich repeat-containing protein 58, with protein sequence MAAAEPEEPAVPEEESEPEPDPEAEPELELSAELRSRRSAEARRLVLSPRRLSGPLPAGLSQWFPALELLDVSGTGLAELGGGLLALPRLHTLLAKNNRLGGPGSLPKGLGQAPLGRSLRVLNLSGNRFAELPPALLGLKGLQSLSLGGNRLHGIPPDIQELRSLEFLYLGGNFITSIPPELANLPSLSYLVLCDNKIQSIPPQLAQLHSLRSLSLHNNLLTYLPREILNLVHLEELSLRGNPLVVRFVRDLTYNPPSLQELAGRTIKTRNVPYAPSDLPENLVRYLSLASNCPNPKCGGVYFDSCVRQIKFVDFCGKYRIPLMHYLCSPECSSPCSSASQSSTSQSESDSEDEASVAARRMQKVLLG encoded by the exons ATGGCGGCGGCCGAGCCGGAGGAGCCGGCGGTGCCCGAGGAGGAGTCGGAGCCGGAGCCAGACCCAGAGGCagaaccggagctggagctgtCGGCTGAGCTCCGCTCTCGGCGCAGCGCCGAGGCTCGGCGGCTGGTGCTGTCCCCCCGGCGGCTGTCGGGGCCGCTGCCCGCGGGGCTGTCTCAGTGGTTCCCGGcgctggagctgctggatgtGAGCGGCACGGGGCTGGCGGAGCTgggcggggggctgctggccctgcctCGCCTCCACACGCTGCTGGCTAAAAACAACCGGCTGGGGGGGCCCGGCTCGCTGCccaaggggctggggcaggcgcCGCTGGGGCGCTCCCTCCGCGTCCTCAACCTCAGCGGCAACCGCTTCGCCGAGCTGCCCCCCgccctgctggggctgaaggggctgcagagcctcAGCCTGGGCGGCAACCGCCTGCACGGCATCCCGCCCGACATCCAGGAGCTCCGCAG tttggAATTTCTGTACCTTGGAGGGAATTTCATTACTTCAATTCCACCTGAATTAGCAAACCTGCCTTCTCTAAGCTATCTCGTCCTGTGTGACAACAAGATCCAGAGCATTCCACCTCAGCTGGCACA GCTGCATTCCCTGCGTTCCCTTAGCCTGCACAACAACCTCCTGACTTACCTCCCTCGAGAGATCCTTAATCTGGTCCACCTGGAAGAGCTGAGCTTGCGTGGCAACCCGCTGGTGGTTCGCTTCGTGCGTGACCTGACCTACAATCCCCCGAGCCTTCAGGAGCTGGCCGGGCGCACGATTAAAACCCGCAACGTGCCCTACGCTCCCAGCGATCTCCCGGAGAATCTTGTCCGCTATCTGAGCTTGGCCAGCAACTGTCCCAACCCTAAATGTGGCG GTGTCTACTTTGACAGCTGCGTCAGGCAGATCAAGTTTGTTGACTTCTGTGGCAAGTACCGCATCCCGCTGATGCACTACCTGTGCTCCCCGGAGTGCTCCTCGCCCTGCAGCTCGGCCTCCCAGAGCTCCACTTCCCAGAGCGAGTCTGACTCTGAGGATGAAGCCAGCGTGGCGGCGCGCAGGATGCAGAAAGTCCTCCTGGGATAG
- the FSTL1 gene encoding follistatin-related protein 1, with protein MVWKTLPLLCALLAAARLRAEEEPRSKSKICANVFCGAGRECAVTEKGDPTCLCIEQCKPHKRPVCGSNGKTYLNHCELHRDACLTGSKIQVDYDGHCKEKKSENPAASPVVCYQADRDELRRRVIQWLEAEIIPDGWFSKGSNYSEVLDKYFKSFDDGDSRLDSAEFLKFVEQNETAVNITTYVDQETNKLLRGLCVDALIELSDENADWKLSFNEFLKCLSPSFNPPEKKCALEDETYEDGAETQVECNRCVCACGNWVCTAMTCEGKNEKMPARRQHPDQDLTEEELARYVQELQKHQETAEKTKRMSTKEM; from the exons GAAGAGCCCAGGAGCAAATCGAAAATCTGCGCCAACGTCTTCTGCGGAGCCGGGCGGGAATGCGCAGTGACGGAGAAGGGAGACCCGACCTGCCTCTGCATCGAG CAATGTAAACCCCACAAGAGGCCCGTGTGTGGCAGCAATGGCAAGACGTACCTGAACCACTGTGAGCTGCACCGCGACGCCTGCCTCACTGGCTCCAAGATCCAGGTGGATTACGACGGACACTGTAAAG AGAAGAAGTCTGAGAACCCAGCTGCAAGTCCAG TTGTCTGCTACCAGGCGGACAGGGACGAGCTTCGTCGCCGCGTCATCCAGTGGCTGGAAGCTGAGATCATCCCGGACGGCTGGTTTTCCAAGGGCAGCAACTACAGCGAAGTCCTGGACAAGTACTTCAAG agctTTGATGACGGCGATTCCCGCCTGGACTCGGCCGAATTCCTGAAGTTTGTGGAGCAGAACGAGACTGCCGTCAACATCACCACCTATGTGGACCAGGAGACCAACAAGCTGCTCAG AGGACTCTGCGTAGATGCCCTCATTGAGCTGTCAGATGAAAACGCCGACTGGAAGCTCAGCTTCAATGAATTTCTCAAGTGCCTCAGCCCATCCTTCAACCCACCAGAGAAAA AGTGTGCCCTGGAAGACGAAACCTACGAGGATGGAGCAGAGACCCAGGTGGAGTGCAACCGCTGCGTCTGTGCCTGTGGGAACTGGGTGTGCACTGCCATGACGTGTGAAG GGAAGAACGAGAAGATGCCTGCTCGGAGACAGCACCCTGATCAAGACTTGACTGAGGAGGAGCTAGCTAGATACGttcaggagctgcagaagcatCAG GAGACGGCCGAGAAGACCAAGAGAATGAGCACCAAGGAGATGTGA